In Drosophila yakuba strain Tai18E2 chromosome 2R, Prin_Dyak_Tai18E2_2.1, whole genome shotgun sequence, a single genomic region encodes these proteins:
- the LOC6530712 gene encoding resistance to inhibitors of cholinesterase protein 3 isoform X4, which yields MPATATSKQRAPPVEEGMTPKKTALIIVTVIGCIAILWPKVFHPMMFGGVPPTQPNLKDPRAAPGGCCDVVLDREQFLNASKKETVEPFGPHLYRKQINVYTGEISLRQERPAHLHPESIYQAMRERGRAIPATPTVPILERKTSPSNPPPRIVDGRPGPIPGMRPPMGAGALHQPQQRGSSMGFLMPLYTIGIVVFFGYTLMKIMFKKQVPNEPYGAAPANPAFRQEVFGQQNHSQVEDLGGSKLGAAAAKKPAAKDTEKELYNASVSATEVATSLSASLKSHQQLKEAEQLMEIEKLRQKLESTERAMAQLVAEMNTDQYEAKKNDNEKTREQADKQNLSNGHAKPTDDQNPEQETAALGARKRRDLSAERELTSKLEDNLPEPQSIYLEGALAHESQILVADSQIKREEVYDSELNGSAEEPAIILSSRMTLSLINLDANQQNGNAGKSPVDSPLADDIEIIGHDEQ from the exons ATGCCCGCTACAGCCACATCCAAGCAGAGAGCTCCGCCCGTCGAGGAGGGCATGACGCCCAAGAAAACCGCTTTGATCATTGTCACCGTGATCGGATGCATTGCCATCCTGTGGCCAAAGGTCTTCCATCCCATGATGTTCGGCGGCGTTCCGCCGACCCAGCCAAACTTGAAGGATCCGCGCGCAGCTCCAGGCG GATGTTGTGATGTCGTGCTGGACAGGGAGCAGTTCCTGAACGCCTCCAAGAAGGAAACTGTCGAGCCCTTCGGTCCGCATTTGTATCGCAAGCAAATCAATGTTTACACGGGCGAAATCA GTCTGCGCCAGGAGCGCCCAGCCCACCTGCATCCGGAATCCATATACCAGGCCATGAGGGAGCGGGGTCGCGCCATtcccgccacgcccaccgttCCGATTCTGGAGCGGAAGACTTCGCCCAGTAATCCGCCGCCGCGGATCGTCGACGGACGG CCCGGACCCATTCCTGGAATGCGTCCACCCATGGGCGCCGGTGCACTGCATCAGCCACAACAGCGGGGCAGCAGCATGGGCTTCCTAATGCCACTCTACACTATCGGAATCGTGGTCTTCTTCGGCTACACCCTAATGAAG ATTATGTTCAAGAAGCAAGTGCCCAATGAACCGTACGGAGCGGCACCAGCCAATCCTGCTTTCCGACAGGAGGTCTTCGGACAGCAGAACCACAGTCAGGTGGAGGACTTGGGCGGCAGCAAACTGG GAGCTGCCGCCGCAAAGAAGCCGGCCGCCAAGGACACCGAAAAGGAGCTGTACAACGCCAGTGTGTCGGCCACCGAGGTGGCCACCAGTTTGTCCGCCTCGCTGAAGAGCCACCAGCAGCTGAAGGAGGCCGAGCAGCTGATGGAGATCGAGAAGCTGCGCCAGAAACTCGAGAGCACGGAGCGGGCGATGGCCCAGTTGGTGGCCGAAATGAACACCGATCAGTATGAGGCAAAG AaaaacgacaacgaaaaaacaagagagcaAGCAGACAAGCAGAACCTTTCCAACGGACATGCAAAGCCCACGGACGACCAAAATCCGGAACAGGAGACAGCGGCGCTGGGAGCCAGGAAACGCCGGGATCTGAGCGCTGAACGGGAACTGACG TCCAAATTGGAAGACAATCTGCCGGAGCCGCAGTCCATTTACTTGGAAGGCGCCCTGGCACACGAGTCTCAGATTTTGGTGGCCGACTCCCAGATCAAACGCGAAGAAGTCTACGACTCGGAGCTCAATGGCTCAGCCGAGGAACCAGCC ATCATTCTCAGCAGCAGAATGACATTGTCATTGATTAATTTGGACGCAAATCAACAAAATGGGAATGCAGGCAAATCCCCAGTGGATAGTCCCCTGGCTGATGACATCGAAATAATTGGACACGACGAGCAGTAG
- the LOC6530712 gene encoding resistance to inhibitors of cholinesterase protein 3 isoform X5 — MPATATSKQRAPPVEEGMTPKKTALIIVTVIGCIAILWPKVFHPMMFGGVPPTQPNLKDPRAAPGGLRQERPAHLHPESIYQAMRERGRAIPATPTVPILERKTSPSNPPPRIVDGRPGPIPGMRPPMGAGALHQPQQRGSSMGFLMPLYTIGIVVFFGYTLMKIMFKKQVPNEPYGAAPANPAFRQEVFGQQNHSQVEDLGGSKLGWREHQTRAAAAKKPAAKDTEKELYNASVSATEVATSLSASLKSHQQLKEAEQLMEIEKLRQKLESTERAMAQLVAEMNTDQYEAKKNDNEKTREQADKQNLSNGHAKPTDDQNPEQETAALGARKRRDLSAERELTVLGMELTASCEGGHKWTGRPPTPVFRAPSEHSKLEDNLPEPQSIYLEGALAHESQILVADSQIKREEVYDSELNGSAEEPAIILSSRMTLSLINLDANQQNGNAGKSPVDSPLADDIEIIGHDEQ; from the exons ATGCCCGCTACAGCCACATCCAAGCAGAGAGCTCCGCCCGTCGAGGAGGGCATGACGCCCAAGAAAACCGCTTTGATCATTGTCACCGTGATCGGATGCATTGCCATCCTGTGGCCAAAGGTCTTCCATCCCATGATGTTCGGCGGCGTTCCGCCGACCCAGCCAAACTTGAAGGATCCGCGCGCAGCTCCAGGCG GTCTGCGCCAGGAGCGCCCAGCCCACCTGCATCCGGAATCCATATACCAGGCCATGAGGGAGCGGGGTCGCGCCATtcccgccacgcccaccgttCCGATTCTGGAGCGGAAGACTTCGCCCAGTAATCCGCCGCCGCGGATCGTCGACGGACGG CCCGGACCCATTCCTGGAATGCGTCCACCCATGGGCGCCGGTGCACTGCATCAGCCACAACAGCGGGGCAGCAGCATGGGCTTCCTAATGCCACTCTACACTATCGGAATCGTGGTCTTCTTCGGCTACACCCTAATGAAG ATTATGTTCAAGAAGCAAGTGCCCAATGAACCGTACGGAGCGGCACCAGCCAATCCTGCTTTCCGACAGGAGGTCTTCGGACAGCAGAACCACAGTCAGGTGGAGGACTTGGGCGGCAGCAAACTGG GCTGGCGAGAGCATCAGACAA GAGCTGCCGCCGCAAAGAAGCCGGCCGCCAAGGACACCGAAAAGGAGCTGTACAACGCCAGTGTGTCGGCCACCGAGGTGGCCACCAGTTTGTCCGCCTCGCTGAAGAGCCACCAGCAGCTGAAGGAGGCCGAGCAGCTGATGGAGATCGAGAAGCTGCGCCAGAAACTCGAGAGCACGGAGCGGGCGATGGCCCAGTTGGTGGCCGAAATGAACACCGATCAGTATGAGGCAAAG AaaaacgacaacgaaaaaacaagagagcaAGCAGACAAGCAGAACCTTTCCAACGGACATGCAAAGCCCACGGACGACCAAAATCCGGAACAGGAGACAGCGGCGCTGGGAGCCAGGAAACGCCGGGATCTGAGCGCTGAACGGGAACTGACG GTACTCGGCATGGAGTTAACAGCCAGTTGCGAGGGCGGCCACAAGTGGACTGGACGCCCTCCAACGCCTGTTTTCCGAGCGCCAAGCGAACAT TCCAAATTGGAAGACAATCTGCCGGAGCCGCAGTCCATTTACTTGGAAGGCGCCCTGGCACACGAGTCTCAGATTTTGGTGGCCGACTCCCAGATCAAACGCGAAGAAGTCTACGACTCGGAGCTCAATGGCTCAGCCGAGGAACCAGCC ATCATTCTCAGCAGCAGAATGACATTGTCATTGATTAATTTGGACGCAAATCAACAAAATGGGAATGCAGGCAAATCCCCAGTGGATAGTCCCCTGGCTGATGACATCGAAATAATTGGACACGACGAGCAGTAG
- the LOC6530712 gene encoding uncharacterized protein LOC6530712 isoform X10 gives MPATATSKQRAPPVEEGMTPKKTALIIVTVIGCIAILWPKVFHPMMFGGVPPTQPNLKDPRAAPGGCCDVVLDREQFLNASKKETVEPFGPHLYRKQINVYTGEISLRQERPAHLHPESIYQAMRERGRAIPATPTVPILERKTSPSNPPPRIVDGRPGPIPGMRPPMGAGALHQPQQRGSSMGFLMPLYTIGIVVFFGYTLMKIMFKKQVPNEPYGAAPANPAFRQEVFGQQNHSQVEDLGGSKLVVTAIQGLIDAADEQLNGPDKQRATSDTETDSNKKNDNEKTREQADKQNLSNGHAKPTDDQNPEQETAALGARKRRDLSAERELTSKLEDNLPEPQSIYLEGALAHESQILVADSQIKREEVYDSELNGSAEEPAIILSSRMTLSLINLDANQQNGNAGKSPVDSPLADDIEIIGHDEQ, from the exons ATGCCCGCTACAGCCACATCCAAGCAGAGAGCTCCGCCCGTCGAGGAGGGCATGACGCCCAAGAAAACCGCTTTGATCATTGTCACCGTGATCGGATGCATTGCCATCCTGTGGCCAAAGGTCTTCCATCCCATGATGTTCGGCGGCGTTCCGCCGACCCAGCCAAACTTGAAGGATCCGCGCGCAGCTCCAGGCG GATGTTGTGATGTCGTGCTGGACAGGGAGCAGTTCCTGAACGCCTCCAAGAAGGAAACTGTCGAGCCCTTCGGTCCGCATTTGTATCGCAAGCAAATCAATGTTTACACGGGCGAAATCA GTCTGCGCCAGGAGCGCCCAGCCCACCTGCATCCGGAATCCATATACCAGGCCATGAGGGAGCGGGGTCGCGCCATtcccgccacgcccaccgttCCGATTCTGGAGCGGAAGACTTCGCCCAGTAATCCGCCGCCGCGGATCGTCGACGGACGG CCCGGACCCATTCCTGGAATGCGTCCACCCATGGGCGCCGGTGCACTGCATCAGCCACAACAGCGGGGCAGCAGCATGGGCTTCCTAATGCCACTCTACACTATCGGAATCGTGGTCTTCTTCGGCTACACCCTAATGAAG ATTATGTTCAAGAAGCAAGTGCCCAATGAACCGTACGGAGCGGCACCAGCCAATCCTGCTTTCCGACAGGAGGTCTTCGGACAGCAGAACCACAGTCAGGTGGAGGACTTGGGCGGCAGCAAACTGG TTGTAACGGCCATACAAGGTCTGATAGACGCGGCCGACGAGCAATTGAATGGCCCAGACAAGCAGAGGGCGACGAGCGACACTGAAACTGATTCGAATAAG AaaaacgacaacgaaaaaacaagagagcaAGCAGACAAGCAGAACCTTTCCAACGGACATGCAAAGCCCACGGACGACCAAAATCCGGAACAGGAGACAGCGGCGCTGGGAGCCAGGAAACGCCGGGATCTGAGCGCTGAACGGGAACTGACG TCCAAATTGGAAGACAATCTGCCGGAGCCGCAGTCCATTTACTTGGAAGGCGCCCTGGCACACGAGTCTCAGATTTTGGTGGCCGACTCCCAGATCAAACGCGAAGAAGTCTACGACTCGGAGCTCAATGGCTCAGCCGAGGAACCAGCC ATCATTCTCAGCAGCAGAATGACATTGTCATTGATTAATTTGGACGCAAATCAACAAAATGGGAATGCAGGCAAATCCCCAGTGGATAGTCCCCTGGCTGATGACATCGAAATAATTGGACACGACGAGCAGTAG
- the LOC6530712 gene encoding resistance to inhibitors of cholinesterase protein 3 isoform X3, producing the protein MPATATSKQRAPPVEEGMTPKKTALIIVTVIGCIAILWPKVFHPMMFGGVPPTQPNLKDPRAAPGGCCDVVLDREQFLNASKKETVEPFGPHLYRKQINVYTGEISLRQERPAHLHPESIYQAMRERGRAIPATPTVPILERKTSPSNPPPRIVDGRPGPIPGMRPPMGAGALHQPQQRGSSMGFLMPLYTIGIVVFFGYTLMKIMFKKQVPNEPYGAAPANPAFRQEVFGQQNHSQVEDLGGSKLGWREHQTRAAAAKKPAAKDTEKELYNASVSATEVATSLSASLKSHQQLKEAEQLMEIEKLRQKLESTERAMAQLVAEMNTDQYEAKKNDNEKTREQADKQNLSNGHAKPTDDQNPEQETAALGARKRRDLSAERELTSKLEDNLPEPQSIYLEGALAHESQILVADSQIKREEVYDSELNGSAEEPAIILSSRMTLSLINLDANQQNGNAGKSPVDSPLADDIEIIGHDEQ; encoded by the exons ATGCCCGCTACAGCCACATCCAAGCAGAGAGCTCCGCCCGTCGAGGAGGGCATGACGCCCAAGAAAACCGCTTTGATCATTGTCACCGTGATCGGATGCATTGCCATCCTGTGGCCAAAGGTCTTCCATCCCATGATGTTCGGCGGCGTTCCGCCGACCCAGCCAAACTTGAAGGATCCGCGCGCAGCTCCAGGCG GATGTTGTGATGTCGTGCTGGACAGGGAGCAGTTCCTGAACGCCTCCAAGAAGGAAACTGTCGAGCCCTTCGGTCCGCATTTGTATCGCAAGCAAATCAATGTTTACACGGGCGAAATCA GTCTGCGCCAGGAGCGCCCAGCCCACCTGCATCCGGAATCCATATACCAGGCCATGAGGGAGCGGGGTCGCGCCATtcccgccacgcccaccgttCCGATTCTGGAGCGGAAGACTTCGCCCAGTAATCCGCCGCCGCGGATCGTCGACGGACGG CCCGGACCCATTCCTGGAATGCGTCCACCCATGGGCGCCGGTGCACTGCATCAGCCACAACAGCGGGGCAGCAGCATGGGCTTCCTAATGCCACTCTACACTATCGGAATCGTGGTCTTCTTCGGCTACACCCTAATGAAG ATTATGTTCAAGAAGCAAGTGCCCAATGAACCGTACGGAGCGGCACCAGCCAATCCTGCTTTCCGACAGGAGGTCTTCGGACAGCAGAACCACAGTCAGGTGGAGGACTTGGGCGGCAGCAAACTGG GCTGGCGAGAGCATCAGACAA GAGCTGCCGCCGCAAAGAAGCCGGCCGCCAAGGACACCGAAAAGGAGCTGTACAACGCCAGTGTGTCGGCCACCGAGGTGGCCACCAGTTTGTCCGCCTCGCTGAAGAGCCACCAGCAGCTGAAGGAGGCCGAGCAGCTGATGGAGATCGAGAAGCTGCGCCAGAAACTCGAGAGCACGGAGCGGGCGATGGCCCAGTTGGTGGCCGAAATGAACACCGATCAGTATGAGGCAAAG AaaaacgacaacgaaaaaacaagagagcaAGCAGACAAGCAGAACCTTTCCAACGGACATGCAAAGCCCACGGACGACCAAAATCCGGAACAGGAGACAGCGGCGCTGGGAGCCAGGAAACGCCGGGATCTGAGCGCTGAACGGGAACTGACG TCCAAATTGGAAGACAATCTGCCGGAGCCGCAGTCCATTTACTTGGAAGGCGCCCTGGCACACGAGTCTCAGATTTTGGTGGCCGACTCCCAGATCAAACGCGAAGAAGTCTACGACTCGGAGCTCAATGGCTCAGCCGAGGAACCAGCC ATCATTCTCAGCAGCAGAATGACATTGTCATTGATTAATTTGGACGCAAATCAACAAAATGGGAATGCAGGCAAATCCCCAGTGGATAGTCCCCTGGCTGATGACATCGAAATAATTGGACACGACGAGCAGTAG
- the LOC6530712 gene encoding uncharacterized protein LOC6530712 isoform X14, translating into MPATATSKQRAPPVEEGMTPKKTALIIVTVIGCIAILWPKVFHPMMFGGVPPTQPNLKDPRAAPGGLRQERPAHLHPESIYQAMRERGRAIPATPTVPILERKTSPSNPPPRIVDGRPGPIPGMRPPMGAGALHQPQQRGSSMGFLMPLYTIGIVVFFGYTLMKIMFKKQVPNEPYGAAPANPAFRQEVFGQQNHSQVEDLGGSKLVVTAIQGLIDAADEQLNGPDKQRATSDTETDSNKKNDNEKTREQADKQNLSNGHAKPTDDQNPEQETAALGARKRRDLSAERELTSKLEDNLPEPQSIYLEGALAHESQILVADSQIKREEVYDSELNGSAEEPAIILSSRMTLSLINLDANQQNGNAGKSPVDSPLADDIEIIGHDEQ; encoded by the exons ATGCCCGCTACAGCCACATCCAAGCAGAGAGCTCCGCCCGTCGAGGAGGGCATGACGCCCAAGAAAACCGCTTTGATCATTGTCACCGTGATCGGATGCATTGCCATCCTGTGGCCAAAGGTCTTCCATCCCATGATGTTCGGCGGCGTTCCGCCGACCCAGCCAAACTTGAAGGATCCGCGCGCAGCTCCAGGCG GTCTGCGCCAGGAGCGCCCAGCCCACCTGCATCCGGAATCCATATACCAGGCCATGAGGGAGCGGGGTCGCGCCATtcccgccacgcccaccgttCCGATTCTGGAGCGGAAGACTTCGCCCAGTAATCCGCCGCCGCGGATCGTCGACGGACGG CCCGGACCCATTCCTGGAATGCGTCCACCCATGGGCGCCGGTGCACTGCATCAGCCACAACAGCGGGGCAGCAGCATGGGCTTCCTAATGCCACTCTACACTATCGGAATCGTGGTCTTCTTCGGCTACACCCTAATGAAG ATTATGTTCAAGAAGCAAGTGCCCAATGAACCGTACGGAGCGGCACCAGCCAATCCTGCTTTCCGACAGGAGGTCTTCGGACAGCAGAACCACAGTCAGGTGGAGGACTTGGGCGGCAGCAAACTGG TTGTAACGGCCATACAAGGTCTGATAGACGCGGCCGACGAGCAATTGAATGGCCCAGACAAGCAGAGGGCGACGAGCGACACTGAAACTGATTCGAATAAG AaaaacgacaacgaaaaaacaagagagcaAGCAGACAAGCAGAACCTTTCCAACGGACATGCAAAGCCCACGGACGACCAAAATCCGGAACAGGAGACAGCGGCGCTGGGAGCCAGGAAACGCCGGGATCTGAGCGCTGAACGGGAACTGACG TCCAAATTGGAAGACAATCTGCCGGAGCCGCAGTCCATTTACTTGGAAGGCGCCCTGGCACACGAGTCTCAGATTTTGGTGGCCGACTCCCAGATCAAACGCGAAGAAGTCTACGACTCGGAGCTCAATGGCTCAGCCGAGGAACCAGCC ATCATTCTCAGCAGCAGAATGACATTGTCATTGATTAATTTGGACGCAAATCAACAAAATGGGAATGCAGGCAAATCCCCAGTGGATAGTCCCCTGGCTGATGACATCGAAATAATTGGACACGACGAGCAGTAG
- the LOC6530712 gene encoding uncharacterized protein LOC6530712 isoform X8 encodes MPATATSKQRAPPVEEGMTPKKTALIIVTVIGCIAILWPKVFHPMMFGGVPPTQPNLKDPRAAPGGCCDVVLDREQFLNASKKETVEPFGPHLYRKQINVYTGEISLRQERPAHLHPESIYQAMRERGRAIPATPTVPILERKTSPSNPPPRIVDGRPGPIPGMRPPMGAGALHQPQQRGSSMGFLMPLYTIGIVVFFGYTLMKIMFKKQVPNEPYGAAPANPAFRQEVFGQQNHSQVEDLGGSKLVVTAIQGLIDAADEQLNGPDKQRATSDTETDSNKKNDNEKTREQADKQNLSNGHAKPTDDQNPEQETAALGARKRRDLSAERELTVLGMELTASCEGGHKWTGRPPTPVFRAPSEHSKLEDNLPEPQSIYLEGALAHESQILVADSQIKREEVYDSELNGSAEEPAIILSSRMTLSLINLDANQQNGNAGKSPVDSPLADDIEIIGHDEQ; translated from the exons ATGCCCGCTACAGCCACATCCAAGCAGAGAGCTCCGCCCGTCGAGGAGGGCATGACGCCCAAGAAAACCGCTTTGATCATTGTCACCGTGATCGGATGCATTGCCATCCTGTGGCCAAAGGTCTTCCATCCCATGATGTTCGGCGGCGTTCCGCCGACCCAGCCAAACTTGAAGGATCCGCGCGCAGCTCCAGGCG GATGTTGTGATGTCGTGCTGGACAGGGAGCAGTTCCTGAACGCCTCCAAGAAGGAAACTGTCGAGCCCTTCGGTCCGCATTTGTATCGCAAGCAAATCAATGTTTACACGGGCGAAATCA GTCTGCGCCAGGAGCGCCCAGCCCACCTGCATCCGGAATCCATATACCAGGCCATGAGGGAGCGGGGTCGCGCCATtcccgccacgcccaccgttCCGATTCTGGAGCGGAAGACTTCGCCCAGTAATCCGCCGCCGCGGATCGTCGACGGACGG CCCGGACCCATTCCTGGAATGCGTCCACCCATGGGCGCCGGTGCACTGCATCAGCCACAACAGCGGGGCAGCAGCATGGGCTTCCTAATGCCACTCTACACTATCGGAATCGTGGTCTTCTTCGGCTACACCCTAATGAAG ATTATGTTCAAGAAGCAAGTGCCCAATGAACCGTACGGAGCGGCACCAGCCAATCCTGCTTTCCGACAGGAGGTCTTCGGACAGCAGAACCACAGTCAGGTGGAGGACTTGGGCGGCAGCAAACTGG TTGTAACGGCCATACAAGGTCTGATAGACGCGGCCGACGAGCAATTGAATGGCCCAGACAAGCAGAGGGCGACGAGCGACACTGAAACTGATTCGAATAAG AaaaacgacaacgaaaaaacaagagagcaAGCAGACAAGCAGAACCTTTCCAACGGACATGCAAAGCCCACGGACGACCAAAATCCGGAACAGGAGACAGCGGCGCTGGGAGCCAGGAAACGCCGGGATCTGAGCGCTGAACGGGAACTGACG GTACTCGGCATGGAGTTAACAGCCAGTTGCGAGGGCGGCCACAAGTGGACTGGACGCCCTCCAACGCCTGTTTTCCGAGCGCCAAGCGAACAT TCCAAATTGGAAGACAATCTGCCGGAGCCGCAGTCCATTTACTTGGAAGGCGCCCTGGCACACGAGTCTCAGATTTTGGTGGCCGACTCCCAGATCAAACGCGAAGAAGTCTACGACTCGGAGCTCAATGGCTCAGCCGAGGAACCAGCC ATCATTCTCAGCAGCAGAATGACATTGTCATTGATTAATTTGGACGCAAATCAACAAAATGGGAATGCAGGCAAATCCCCAGTGGATAGTCCCCTGGCTGATGACATCGAAATAATTGGACACGACGAGCAGTAG
- the LOC6530712 gene encoding uncharacterized protein LOC6530712 isoform X1 encodes MPATATSKQRAPPVEEGMTPKKTALIIVTVIGCIAILWPKVFHPMMFGGVPPTQPNLKDPRAAPGGCCDVVLDREQFLNASKKETVEPFGPHLYRKQINVYTGEISLRQERPAHLHPESIYQAMRERGRAIPATPTVPILERKTSPSNPPPRIVDGRPGPIPGMRPPMGAGALHQPQQRGSSMGFLMPLYTIGIVVFFGYTLMKIMFKKQVPNEPYGAAPANPAFRQEVFGQQNHSQVEDLGGSKLGWREHQTRAAAAKKPAAKDTEKELYNASVSATEVATSLSASLKSHQQLKEAEQLMEIEKLRQKLESTERAMAQLVAEMNTDQYEAKKNDNEKTREQADKQNLSNGHAKPTDDQNPEQETAALGARKRRDLSAERELTVLGMELTASCEGGHKWTGRPPTPVFRAPSEHSKLEDNLPEPQSIYLEGALAHESQILVADSQIKREEVYDSELNGSAEEPAIILSSRMTLSLINLDANQQNGNAGKSPVDSPLADDIEIIGHDEQ; translated from the exons ATGCCCGCTACAGCCACATCCAAGCAGAGAGCTCCGCCCGTCGAGGAGGGCATGACGCCCAAGAAAACCGCTTTGATCATTGTCACCGTGATCGGATGCATTGCCATCCTGTGGCCAAAGGTCTTCCATCCCATGATGTTCGGCGGCGTTCCGCCGACCCAGCCAAACTTGAAGGATCCGCGCGCAGCTCCAGGCG GATGTTGTGATGTCGTGCTGGACAGGGAGCAGTTCCTGAACGCCTCCAAGAAGGAAACTGTCGAGCCCTTCGGTCCGCATTTGTATCGCAAGCAAATCAATGTTTACACGGGCGAAATCA GTCTGCGCCAGGAGCGCCCAGCCCACCTGCATCCGGAATCCATATACCAGGCCATGAGGGAGCGGGGTCGCGCCATtcccgccacgcccaccgttCCGATTCTGGAGCGGAAGACTTCGCCCAGTAATCCGCCGCCGCGGATCGTCGACGGACGG CCCGGACCCATTCCTGGAATGCGTCCACCCATGGGCGCCGGTGCACTGCATCAGCCACAACAGCGGGGCAGCAGCATGGGCTTCCTAATGCCACTCTACACTATCGGAATCGTGGTCTTCTTCGGCTACACCCTAATGAAG ATTATGTTCAAGAAGCAAGTGCCCAATGAACCGTACGGAGCGGCACCAGCCAATCCTGCTTTCCGACAGGAGGTCTTCGGACAGCAGAACCACAGTCAGGTGGAGGACTTGGGCGGCAGCAAACTGG GCTGGCGAGAGCATCAGACAA GAGCTGCCGCCGCAAAGAAGCCGGCCGCCAAGGACACCGAAAAGGAGCTGTACAACGCCAGTGTGTCGGCCACCGAGGTGGCCACCAGTTTGTCCGCCTCGCTGAAGAGCCACCAGCAGCTGAAGGAGGCCGAGCAGCTGATGGAGATCGAGAAGCTGCGCCAGAAACTCGAGAGCACGGAGCGGGCGATGGCCCAGTTGGTGGCCGAAATGAACACCGATCAGTATGAGGCAAAG AaaaacgacaacgaaaaaacaagagagcaAGCAGACAAGCAGAACCTTTCCAACGGACATGCAAAGCCCACGGACGACCAAAATCCGGAACAGGAGACAGCGGCGCTGGGAGCCAGGAAACGCCGGGATCTGAGCGCTGAACGGGAACTGACG GTACTCGGCATGGAGTTAACAGCCAGTTGCGAGGGCGGCCACAAGTGGACTGGACGCCCTCCAACGCCTGTTTTCCGAGCGCCAAGCGAACAT TCCAAATTGGAAGACAATCTGCCGGAGCCGCAGTCCATTTACTTGGAAGGCGCCCTGGCACACGAGTCTCAGATTTTGGTGGCCGACTCCCAGATCAAACGCGAAGAAGTCTACGACTCGGAGCTCAATGGCTCAGCCGAGGAACCAGCC ATCATTCTCAGCAGCAGAATGACATTGTCATTGATTAATTTGGACGCAAATCAACAAAATGGGAATGCAGGCAAATCCCCAGTGGATAGTCCCCTGGCTGATGACATCGAAATAATTGGACACGACGAGCAGTAG